One region of Mucilaginibacter sp. 14171R-50 genomic DNA includes:
- a CDS encoding nucleoside-diphosphate sugar epimerase/dehydratase: protein MKKYLLFSKVVPRWIIMILDFVIITWSFASSYLIVNRFEFANILRGYFFIYTGIYCIVAALVMYLMRVHTGLIRYSNTRDVLRIFGSVFISSIVYITVITFWVKPFFGINTATIDLVLLVNFSVSSTLLILLRSAVKSAFNYLNNYSSSKKTVVVIYGSDTSAVLVKQALEASAKTNFVIAGFVDTDSSKINKEIQQVRVYDINKLAKLKEKRAIDKMIIMNHHLDEQSKKTALEACLALGIQVLTVPPSDQWIYGKLNMQQIKDLKIEDLLQRKTIQIDTTRISEDLQGKRVLITGAAGSIGSEIVQQVLQYSPAMVILCDQAESPLHDIRLEVEEKFAKVPVKIFIGDIRNYYRMEKLFADYHPEVVYHAAAYKHVPMMEENPSEAVRANVLGTKNIADLSLAYGVRKFVMVSTDKAVNPSNIMGTTKRIAEIYIQSLKDSPANKGTCFITTRFGNVLGSNGSVIPRFRAQIQKGGPITVTHPEITRYFMTIPEAVHLVLEAGTMGSGGEIFIFDMGEPVKIVDLALKMIKLAGLQPDRDIKIVYSGLRPGEKLYEELLNHGENTKPTHHEKIKISEVINYPYQQVAEDIKELLLLNKQNDEMAMVNKMKEIVPEFISKNSKFEHLDNKRELSMKTESSKLRVLQD from the coding sequence ATGAAAAAGTATTTACTGTTCAGTAAGGTTGTGCCCAGATGGATAATAATGATATTAGACTTTGTTATTATTACATGGTCCTTTGCATCATCATATCTTATCGTAAACCGCTTTGAGTTCGCAAATATATTAAGAGGATATTTTTTTATATATACAGGTATTTACTGTATAGTAGCCGCTTTGGTAATGTATTTAATGCGTGTGCATACCGGCCTTATCAGGTATTCAAATACAAGGGACGTGCTGCGGATATTTGGTTCGGTATTTATTAGCAGTATAGTTTACATTACAGTAATTACATTTTGGGTTAAGCCCTTTTTTGGCATTAACACCGCAACAATCGATCTGGTTTTGCTGGTAAATTTTTCGGTGTCTAGCACGTTGCTGATTTTATTACGCAGCGCTGTAAAAAGTGCCTTTAATTATCTTAACAATTACTCAAGTTCCAAAAAAACCGTTGTTGTTATTTATGGCTCTGATACCAGCGCGGTTTTAGTTAAACAAGCCTTAGAAGCAAGTGCCAAAACAAACTTTGTTATTGCAGGGTTTGTTGACACAGACTCGAGCAAGATCAATAAAGAAATACAACAGGTTAGGGTTTATGATATCAACAAACTTGCCAAGCTGAAAGAGAAGCGTGCCATTGATAAAATGATCATCATGAACCACCATCTTGATGAGCAATCAAAAAAAACCGCGCTGGAGGCCTGCCTTGCTTTAGGCATACAGGTGCTTACCGTGCCACCGTCAGACCAATGGATTTACGGTAAACTTAATATGCAGCAAATAAAGGACCTTAAGATTGAGGATTTATTGCAGCGCAAAACTATCCAGATAGATACCACACGCATATCTGAAGACTTGCAGGGAAAACGTGTGTTAATTACCGGGGCCGCAGGGTCTATCGGATCAGAAATTGTACAACAGGTATTACAGTATAGCCCGGCAATGGTTATCCTTTGTGATCAGGCAGAATCGCCGTTACACGATATCCGCCTGGAGGTAGAAGAAAAGTTTGCTAAAGTACCGGTGAAAATATTTATTGGTGATATCAGGAACTACTACCGTATGGAAAAGCTGTTCGCTGATTATCATCCCGAAGTAGTTTATCACGCCGCCGCGTACAAACATGTGCCGATGATGGAAGAAAATCCGTCTGAGGCAGTAAGAGCCAATGTGCTGGGTACAAAAAACATTGCCGACCTTTCGCTTGCTTATGGGGTGCGAAAATTTGTGATGGTATCTACCGACAAGGCGGTTAACCCTTCAAACATAATGGGCACTACCAAACGGATTGCCGAAATTTATATCCAATCCCTTAAAGATAGCCCGGCTAATAAAGGTACCTGCTTTATTACTACACGTTTTGGTAATGTATTAGGCTCAAACGGCTCGGTAATACCGCGTTTTAGGGCACAAATACAAAAAGGCGGGCCTATTACTGTAACCCATCCTGAAATAACCCGTTATTTCATGACCATCCCCGAAGCTGTGCACCTGGTGTTAGAGGCCGGTACTATGGGCAGCGGCGGCGAAATATTTATTTTTGATATGGGCGAACCGGTCAAAATTGTGGACCTGGCCCTTAAAATGATAAAACTTGCAGGTTTACAGCCCGATAGGGATATAAAAATTGTTTACTCAGGCTTGCGACCAGGCGAAAAATTATACGAAGAACTGCTTAATCATGGCGAAAATACCAAGCCCACCCATCACGAGAAGATAAAGATATCAGAGGTGATAAATTATCCTTATCAACAGGTTGCGGAGGACATCAAAGAGCTTCTTTTGTTGAATAAGCAAAATGATGAAATGGCGATGGTAAACAAAATGAAGGAGATTGTGCCGGAGTTTATAAGCAAAAACTCAAAATTCGAACACCTGGACAATAAGCGGGAATTAAGCATGAAAACCGAGTCCAGCAAATTACGTGTATTGCAAGACTAA
- a CDS encoding nucleoside deaminase, translated as MEETGNEKFMQMAIDLSEYNVRQAQGGPFGAVIVKDGMVVARSANRVIQQNDPTAHAEVSVIRLACQELGTFDLEGCEIYTSCEPCPMCLGAIYWARISKIYYANTKKDAADIGFDDHFIYNELEKPMDERKLPCVQMMHTEALAIFDQWKGLENKPDY; from the coding sequence ATGGAAGAAACCGGAAACGAAAAATTCATGCAGATGGCCATAGACCTGTCTGAATATAATGTAAGGCAAGCGCAGGGCGGCCCCTTTGGCGCAGTGATAGTAAAGGATGGGATGGTGGTAGCCCGAAGTGCCAACAGGGTTATACAGCAAAATGACCCGACAGCACACGCCGAAGTATCTGTTATACGTTTGGCCTGCCAGGAGCTGGGCACCTTTGACCTTGAAGGATGCGAGATATATACGAGCTGCGAGCCCTGCCCTATGTGCCTGGGCGCTATTTATTGGGCTCGTATAAGCAAAATATACTATGCCAACACCAAAAAGGACGCCGCGGATATTGGTTTTGACGATCACTTTATTTACAATGAACTGGAAAAACCGATGGATGAGCGTAAATTGCCTTGTGTACAAATGATGCATACCGAAGCGCTGGCCATATTTGATCAATGGAAAGGCCTGGAGAACAAGCCGGATTATTGA
- the kdsB gene encoding 3-deoxy-manno-octulosonate cytidylyltransferase gives MKAIIVIPARLRSTRLPRKVLLDLGGKPVIQRVYEACLKATLYHQIWIAADSDEVFNVCRSFTSNVIMTREDHPSGTDRIAEVIEKIACDVVVNVQGDEPFVDAGIIDRLITELQQSDAPMASVYAPVQNIDELNNPNLVKVITDINHDAIYFSRYPIPFSRDGEISDTSVYKKHMGIYAYKASFLKAFVTMPISFLENTEKLEQLRAIENGYKIKMIEVKGIEKGIDTPEDLELALKKIKENGII, from the coding sequence ATGAAGGCTATTATTGTGATACCCGCTCGTTTAAGATCTACCCGGTTACCACGCAAAGTACTGCTGGATCTGGGCGGTAAACCCGTTATACAACGTGTTTACGAAGCCTGCCTTAAGGCTACGCTGTATCACCAGATCTGGATTGCAGCCGACAGCGACGAAGTGTTTAATGTTTGCAGGTCTTTTACTTCGAATGTAATAATGACCCGCGAAGACCATCCGAGTGGCACTGACCGCATCGCAGAGGTTATCGAAAAAATAGCTTGCGATGTGGTAGTAAACGTACAGGGCGACGAACCCTTTGTTGATGCCGGTATAATAGATAGATTGATAACCGAGCTACAGCAAAGCGATGCCCCGATGGCAAGCGTATATGCCCCCGTACAAAACATTGACGAGTTGAACAACCCTAACCTGGTTAAGGTAATAACCGACATAAATCATGATGCCATATATTTCTCCAGATATCCAATACCATTTTCCAGGGATGGAGAGATAAGCGACACATCGGTTTATAAAAAACACATGGGGATATATGCTTATAAAGCGTCTTTTTTAAAAGCGTTTGTTACCATGCCGATATCTTTTTTGGAAAACACCGAGAAACTAGAGCAGCTTAGGGCAATAGAGAACGGCTACAAAATTAAAATGATTGAAGTAAAGGGCATCGAGAAAGGGATAGACACCCCCGAAGACCTGGAACTTGCACTTAAAAAGATAAAAGAAAATGGCATTATATAA
- a CDS encoding alginate lyase family protein — protein MINKVLLLARTVKHLKFKQVAYQLYYRLKKTHNLYWFKNKIKAAPVYKPLNFNINYQLADIVQPANTFNFLNLQHSFNKAIDWNYQGYGKLWNYNLQYFNYLHQPDITDEQKQELLVDIGRWLETGKLRLEPYPVALRVMNTIRFISVGDIKNPTIIQDIYAQLAYLNDNLEYHLLGNHLLEDAFALFMGGHFFNMGVWSKTAKAILYKELTEQVLDDGAHFELSPMYHQIIFFRVLELFDWYKNINDDDAFLSFIKQKAADMLGWLQLISFKNGDIPHFNDSAPGITFTTPQLQSFAKQEKIEPNHQLILKGSGYRKFHSQKYECAIDVGAIGPSYQPGHGHADALSFVLYINNEPLIVDTGTSTYQIGSRRSLERATRAHNTVEIGGKDQSEVWGGFRVGNRAKVVIDNESANVLTASHNGYQKSFGTNHQRKFNFAPDIISITDVQSAEGIWAKAYFHFHSNCKVAITAANEAKVEGYASLIFKGATNLILEPYQLANGYNSYLPAFCLSATFENELQTDIILNDQ, from the coding sequence GTGATCAATAAGGTTTTATTACTTGCCCGCACCGTTAAACATTTAAAATTCAAACAGGTTGCATATCAATTATACTATCGGTTAAAAAAGACCCACAACCTGTACTGGTTCAAAAATAAAATCAAGGCCGCGCCGGTTTACAAGCCGCTAAATTTTAACATAAACTATCAGTTAGCAGACATCGTTCAACCAGCTAACACTTTCAACTTCTTAAATCTGCAACATTCCTTTAACAAGGCTATTGATTGGAACTACCAGGGCTACGGAAAGCTGTGGAACTATAACCTTCAATATTTCAACTACCTGCACCAGCCTGATATCACAGATGAGCAAAAGCAAGAATTATTGGTTGATATTGGCAGATGGCTTGAAACCGGAAAACTTCGGCTTGAACCATACCCGGTGGCATTAAGGGTAATGAATACTATCCGTTTTATAAGTGTAGGGGATATAAAAAACCCAACTATAATACAAGATATTTATGCCCAGTTAGCTTACTTAAATGATAATCTTGAGTATCATTTGCTTGGTAATCACCTGCTGGAAGATGCATTTGCTTTATTTATGGGCGGCCACTTTTTTAATATGGGCGTCTGGAGCAAAACAGCAAAGGCAATACTTTACAAGGAACTCACCGAACAGGTGTTAGATGATGGTGCTCACTTTGAACTGAGCCCGATGTATCATCAGATTATTTTTTTCAGGGTATTAGAACTTTTTGATTGGTATAAAAATATTAATGATGATGATGCCTTTTTAAGCTTTATTAAGCAAAAGGCCGCTGATATGCTGGGATGGCTGCAATTGATAAGCTTTAAGAACGGAGACATACCCCATTTTAATGACAGTGCACCCGGCATCACGTTTACAACACCTCAGCTGCAGTCTTTTGCGAAGCAGGAGAAAATTGAACCAAACCATCAACTGATCTTAAAAGGGTCGGGGTATAGAAAGTTTCATTCGCAAAAATACGAATGTGCAATAGATGTGGGTGCTATCGGGCCGTCTTATCAGCCCGGCCACGGCCATGCTGATGCGCTGTCATTTGTGTTATATATTAATAACGAGCCGTTAATTGTTGATACAGGCACCTCAACTTACCAAATCGGGAGCCGGCGAAGCCTGGAGCGTGCCACAAGGGCTCATAACACCGTTGAAATTGGGGGAAAAGACCAATCGGAGGTATGGGGTGGGTTTAGGGTAGGCAACCGTGCAAAAGTAGTTATCGATAACGAGTCGGCAAATGTTTTAACAGCCAGTCATAATGGCTACCAGAAAAGCTTTGGCACTAATCATCAAAGAAAGTTTAATTTTGCCCCGGATATTATCAGCATTACCGACGTTCAATCTGCAGAAGGTATCTGGGCTAAAGCATATTTTCACTTTCACAGCAATTGTAAAGTAGCAATAACAGCTGCTAATGAGGCCAAAGTTGAGGGGTATGCAAGCCTGATTTTTAAGGGCGCAACCAACTTAATATTGGAGCCATACCAACTTGCTAACGGGTACAACAGCTATCTGCCGGCTTTTTGTCTGTCGGCAACTTTTGAGAATGAGTTGCAAACTGATATTATATTAAACGACCAATGA
- the kdsA gene encoding 3-deoxy-8-phosphooctulonate synthase translates to MALYKDITEKPFFIVGPCVMENQDLLYTVAEKVADIGSKYPVTVIFKSSFDKANRTSVHAYRGPGLARGMEMLNNVKDKFNLPVTTDIHEPFQAAACAEVVDILQIPAFLCRQTDLLVAAAETGKIVNIKKAQFLSGQDMFYPAQKVKESGNDQIILTERGNSFGYNNLVVDFRNVADMAEFGYPVCMDCTHSVQRPGGAGGKTGGDRKFVPNMSLAAKAFGASGYFIETHPDPNHALSDGPNMLYLKDLEELIISLIN, encoded by the coding sequence ATGGCATTATATAAAGATATTACCGAAAAACCGTTTTTTATTGTTGGCCCATGTGTAATGGAAAACCAGGACTTGTTGTACACAGTAGCCGAAAAGGTTGCAGATATAGGCAGCAAATACCCTGTAACCGTTATTTTCAAGTCGTCGTTTGATAAGGCTAACCGTACCAGCGTACATGCTTATCGCGGGCCGGGCCTTGCAAGGGGGATGGAGATGCTGAACAATGTTAAAGATAAATTTAACCTGCCGGTTACTACAGATATACATGAGCCTTTCCAGGCGGCAGCATGTGCCGAGGTGGTAGACATATTACAGATACCTGCATTCCTGTGCCGGCAAACAGATCTGCTGGTGGCAGCTGCAGAAACAGGCAAAATAGTAAATATCAAAAAAGCACAGTTTCTATCCGGTCAGGATATGTTTTATCCTGCGCAAAAGGTGAAAGAATCAGGGAATGATCAGATCATTCTTACTGAAAGGGGCAATTCGTTTGGCTACAACAACCTCGTTGTTGATTTTAGGAATGTGGCTGATATGGCCGAGTTTGGCTATCCGGTTTGTATGGATTGCACCCACTCGGTACAACGTCCCGGCGGCGCAGGGGGTAAAACCGGCGGCGATCGCAAGTTTGTACCTAATATGTCGCTGGCGGCTAAAGCATTTGGAGCAAGTGGATATTTTATAGAAACCCATCCCGACCCGAATCATGCGTTAAGCGATGGGCCCAATATGCTTTATCTAAAAGATCTGGAAGAACTGATAATATCGTTGATAAACTAA
- a CDS encoding NAD-dependent epimerase/dehydratase family protein: MSSILMSGVSGFVGQNLSLHLKEKGHDIISLIRHAHAGNSVGDISWDNLAALKTMHLNAYVHLAGKAHDLKNTSDPEEYFTVNTGLTSKLFDSFLQGTASTFIFFSSVKAATDSVEGVLTEDITPQPKTPYGESKCRAEAYILSRQLPTGKRVFILRPCMIHGPGNKGNLNLLYQVVKKGIPYPLAAFDNKRSFLSIANLNFVVESILANPALPGGIYNLADDEPLSTNQLIKLLATVSGRKARLWKIAPGVIKTIASIADILHLPLNNERLKKLTENFVVSNQKVKQALNISLMPVSAREGLTQTIKSFSTE, translated from the coding sequence ATGAGTAGTATTTTAATGTCAGGGGTGTCGGGCTTTGTTGGTCAAAACCTCAGCCTTCATCTAAAGGAAAAGGGCCATGACATCATTTCTTTAATAAGACATGCTCATGCCGGCAATTCAGTTGGAGATATCTCATGGGACAACCTGGCCGCTTTAAAAACTATGCATCTTAATGCTTATGTTCATTTAGCCGGCAAGGCACATGATCTTAAGAATACATCTGACCCAGAAGAATACTTCACAGTAAATACAGGCTTAACAAGTAAGCTGTTTGATTCGTTTTTGCAGGGCACAGCAAGTACTTTTATTTTTTTTAGCAGTGTTAAGGCTGCAACAGATAGTGTTGAGGGCGTACTTACCGAAGATATAACACCACAGCCTAAAACTCCATACGGCGAATCTAAATGCCGAGCGGAGGCTTATATTTTGAGCCGGCAGCTGCCAACCGGTAAGCGCGTGTTTATATTACGACCGTGTATGATACACGGGCCGGGAAACAAGGGTAACCTGAATTTGCTGTACCAGGTGGTAAAAAAGGGCATACCGTACCCACTTGCGGCATTCGATAATAAAAGGTCCTTTTTGTCAATAGCCAACCTCAATTTTGTAGTAGAAAGTATATTGGCCAACCCCGCCTTACCGGGGGGGATCTACAACCTTGCAGACGACGAGCCGCTATCTACTAACCAACTAATTAAGCTTTTAGCTACCGTAAGTGGCCGCAAAGCACGCCTTTGGAAGATAGCACCCGGAGTAATCAAGACAATAGCTTCTATCGCAGATATATTACATTTGCCCCTTAACAACGAGCGGCTTAAAAAACTTACTGAAAACTTTGTGGTGTCCAATCAAAAGGTAAAACAGGCCTTAAATATAAGTTTGATGCCCGTTTCTGCCCGCGAAGGCCTTACTCAAACAATTAAAAGCTTTAGTACTGAATAA
- a CDS encoding glycosyltransferase family 4 protein, producing the protein MKRILYLSFYFEPDLCAGSFRNSPLAKELARQAKGKAIIDVITTVPNRYSTFNTQAPAFEEHENITVNRILIPKHNSGFTDQINSFKTYFFETYKIIKGKKYDMVFASSSRLFTAYLGYSIARKQRIPLYLDIRDIFIDTMQDVLKSKLLKTAVLPVLKQIEKKVFNYATHINLISGGFESYFEKYNKASYSSFSNGIDPEFLHLKPSNSVPNKEQYIITYAGNMGEGQGLHKIIPQAAKLLGDKYKFLVIGDGGVKQKLVNAITEAGLKNIELRDPVSRKELLDIYDQSDFLFLHLNDYKAFEKVLPSKIFELAAYDKPIVAGVAGFANRFIADNVPNRILFLPGDAEEMVKQLNAYEYKNYFRVDFLKNFTRENINANMAKSILSYLK; encoded by the coding sequence ATGAAAAGAATATTATATCTAAGCTTTTATTTCGAACCTGATTTATGTGCCGGGTCGTTTCGTAATTCGCCGCTTGCAAAAGAACTGGCAAGGCAAGCTAAAGGCAAAGCCATTATTGATGTAATTACCACCGTACCCAACCGGTATAGTACCTTTAATACGCAGGCGCCGGCTTTTGAAGAGCATGAGAATATTACTGTTAACCGCATATTGATACCCAAGCACAATAGCGGCTTTACCGACCAGATCAATTCTTTCAAAACGTACTTTTTTGAAACGTATAAGATAATTAAAGGCAAAAAGTATGATATGGTTTTCGCCTCCTCTTCACGTTTGTTTACTGCATATCTGGGATATAGTATCGCCCGCAAGCAACGCATTCCGTTGTATCTTGATATCCGCGATATTTTCATCGATACCATGCAGGACGTTTTAAAGAGCAAATTGCTGAAAACTGCGGTATTGCCCGTACTAAAACAAATAGAAAAAAAGGTATTTAACTATGCAACACACATAAACCTCATATCCGGCGGGTTTGAATCATATTTCGAAAAGTATAATAAAGCCTCGTATTCTTCATTCTCAAATGGCATAGATCCGGAGTTTTTACATCTAAAACCCAGTAACTCTGTCCCTAATAAAGAGCAATACATTATAACCTATGCCGGTAATATGGGCGAGGGGCAGGGCCTTCATAAAATAATACCCCAGGCAGCGAAATTGCTGGGCGATAAATATAAATTTTTGGTGATTGGCGATGGGGGCGTAAAGCAAAAATTGGTTAATGCTATAACAGAAGCGGGATTGAAGAATATAGAATTGAGAGACCCGGTATCGCGGAAAGAGTTACTTGATATCTACGATCAATCAGATTTTCTTTTCCTTCACCTTAATGATTATAAGGCATTTGAAAAGGTGCTCCCTTCGAAAATATTTGAATTGGCGGCTTATGACAAGCCAATAGTGGCCGGGGTGGCCGGCTTTGCAAACCGGTTTATAGCCGATAACGTGCCGAATCGCATTTTATTTTTGCCCGGCGATGCCGAAGAAATGGTTAAACAGCTAAATGCTTACGAATATAAAAACTACTTCCGGGTCGATTTTTTGAAAAACTTTACCCGCGAAAACATTAATGCCAATATGGCGAAATCAATATTATCATATTTAAAATGA
- a CDS encoding UDP-GlcNAc--UDP-phosphate GlcNAc-1-phosphate transferase, which produces MLYIILFPLFFGAMLLYFRIADHYNIIDHPNERSSHSIITIRGGGIIFLIAALVLMGWHFNEFYIPMLGTLVIGVISFLDDMHTLSSRIRIIIQLIAVSLMFWYLNLYHLNPVAVIAAYIIVIGIINAYNFMDGINGITGLYSLVVLSGLQYINIRAVHFIDADMIWLPIIACLVFLFFNFRKRAKCFAGDVGSVTIAFWITLLLFKIMLFTGNWTYILFLSIYGVDTVLTIIYRLILKQNIFKAHRLHLYQLLANECKLPHLLVSTVYAFVQLIVILIVIQNSTYSSILLSLLIILPLILIYIITRLGLTKGNI; this is translated from the coding sequence ATGCTTTACATCATTCTGTTTCCATTGTTTTTTGGCGCTATGCTGCTGTATTTCCGCATCGCAGATCACTATAATATAATTGACCATCCAAATGAACGCAGCTCGCATTCAATTATCACTATACGTGGCGGCGGTATTATATTTTTAATAGCAGCGCTGGTTTTAATGGGGTGGCATTTTAACGAATTTTATATACCCATGTTAGGTACATTGGTTATTGGAGTGATCAGCTTCCTGGATGATATGCATACGCTGTCCAGCCGTATCAGAATAATCATTCAATTAATAGCGGTGAGTTTAATGTTTTGGTACCTGAACTTATACCATTTAAACCCCGTGGCCGTTATTGCCGCTTATATTATTGTTATTGGTATTATAAATGCCTACAACTTTATGGATGGCATCAATGGTATTACTGGGTTGTATAGCCTGGTAGTGTTATCCGGCTTGCAGTATATCAACATCAGGGCGGTGCATTTTATTGATGCGGATATGATATGGCTGCCCATAATTGCCTGTTTAGTGTTTTTATTTTTCAACTTCCGGAAGCGGGCAAAGTGTTTTGCGGGCGACGTGGGTAGTGTTACAATAGCTTTTTGGATTACCCTGCTTTTATTTAAAATAATGTTATTTACCGGTAATTGGACTTATATATTATTCTTATCCATTTACGGTGTTGACACGGTATTAACTATAATATACAGGTTAATACTTAAACAGAATATTTTTAAAGCACACCGGCTACACCTGTATCAATTACTTGCCAACGAGTGTAAGTTACCCCATTTGCTGGTTTCAACAGTATATGCGTTTGTACAGTTAATAGTTATTTTAATAGTTATACAAAACAGCACCTATTCATCTATTTTATTATCTTTATTAATAATATTACCTTTGATACTAATATATATCATAACACGGTTGGGTTTAACAAAAGGTAATATTTAA
- a CDS encoding SIS domain-containing protein yields the protein MKSIAQKVFDIEIASLQYVASMLDEQFTNAVDAILRSTGKLVVCGMGKSGHIGKKISATFTSTGTPSFFMHPAEAFHGDLGMISGDDVVILVSYSGETEEVLKIVPYLRYNKNVFIAITGNPNSTLAKNATYHLNICVTQEACPLELAPTSSTTATLVMGDALAVALMTARDFSPADFARFHPGGRLGRKLLVRVKDVMLTDKLPFIDSKATFTQLVLQMSEGKLGMVIVGTRDKVAGVITDGDLRRGLVKYGDIHQLPITELMNPDPKTINEHELVYDAETLMMERKITTLLVHDDENMLTGVYQIFNRG from the coding sequence ATGAAAAGTATTGCCCAAAAAGTATTTGATATCGAGATAGCATCGTTGCAGTATGTAGCGTCGATGCTAGATGAGCAGTTTACTAACGCAGTTGATGCCATTCTTAGGTCGACCGGTAAGCTTGTAGTTTGCGGGATGGGTAAATCAGGCCACATAGGCAAAAAGATATCGGCTACGTTTACAAGTACCGGCACCCCAAGTTTTTTTATGCACCCTGCCGAAGCCTTTCATGGCGATTTGGGCATGATCAGCGGCGATGATGTGGTCATTCTGGTATCCTATTCAGGCGAAACTGAAGAGGTGCTTAAGATTGTGCCTTACCTCCGCTACAATAAAAATGTATTTATAGCTATAACGGGTAACCCTAATTCTACCCTCGCTAAAAACGCTACTTATCATTTAAATATTTGCGTTACACAAGAAGCTTGTCCCCTTGAACTCGCACCCACGTCGTCAACCACGGCTACACTGGTTATGGGCGATGCGCTGGCGGTAGCCCTGATGACAGCCAGGGATTTTTCGCCTGCTGATTTTGCACGTTTTCACCCTGGTGGAAGGCTTGGCCGTAAGTTACTGGTTAGGGTAAAAGATGTTATGCTTACCGATAAGCTACCGTTTATTGATAGTAAGGCAACTTTTACACAACTTGTATTGCAAATGAGCGAGGGCAAGCTCGGAATGGTTATAGTTGGCACACGCGATAAAGTAGCCGGCGTAATCACCGATGGCGACCTTCGTCGCGGATTGGTAAAGTACGGCGATATTCATCAATTGCCGATCACCGAACTAATGAACCCCGACCCAAAGACCATTAATGAGCATGAATTGGTTTATGACGCCGAAACGCTGATGATGGAACGCAAAATAACGACACTGCTGGTGCACGATGACGAAAATATGTTAACAGGTGTTTATCAAATTTTTAACCGGGGTTAA
- a CDS encoding DUF6122 family protein: protein MLSFHLFTVLRLVIHYGLHFFAPGLLALIFFRKIWQKAWLIMVATMLVDADHLLAKPIFDPTRCSIGFHPLHSYYAIAIYVILLFVPKTRIIAIGLLFHMLADYQDCLWIG from the coding sequence ATGCTAAGCTTTCATCTTTTTACCGTGCTGCGGCTTGTAATTCACTACGGTCTGCATTTTTTTGCGCCAGGCTTACTGGCACTGATATTTTTCAGGAAAATATGGCAAAAGGCATGGCTGATAATGGTTGCTACCATGTTGGTAGATGCCGACCACTTGCTGGCCAAACCCATCTTTGACCCTACAAGGTGCAGTATAGGTTTTCATCCGCTGCATTCATATTACGCTATCGCTATATATGTTATACTGCTGTTTGTACCAAAAACCAGGATAATAGCCATAGGTTTGCTTTTTCATATGCTTGCAGACTATCAGGATTGCCTGTGGATAGGGTAG